In Denticeps clupeoides chromosome 1, fDenClu1.1, whole genome shotgun sequence, a single window of DNA contains:
- the elp5 gene encoding elongator complex protein 5, which translates to MLLDFLQSSETGALIILEDSVHYSGRCLLKSYIRAALKRDEVVHVLGFEVSEEETRGDLDGSCAERLLFHDGYKDPLGWRKSASFTAHQFNSQDLTRILRQTQQPKAPVLVIDSLSWLLRHHDPVAICRSLQELRRGGAVRTIVGLLHSDLHNTSTVDCVSHLATAVVTLAPTSQGPLAVAKTTKRTKSGKVTQDEELFSIQGDLTVTIHRTVSQAGKKQTEQESSEADPTANLTFNLRLSDTEREAKEKVSLPFVFSQEKKSALLHKGQRSGRILYVPDANDDFDQEDPDDDLDV; encoded by the exons ATGCTGCTGGATTTTTTGCAGTCATCTGAAACTGGGGCTTTAATCATTCTGGAAG ACTCTGTACATTATTCCGGACGTTGTCTTCTCAAAAGTTACATCAGAGCAGCTCTGAAGCG TGATGAAGTCGTCCATGTGTTGGGGTTCGAGGTCAGCGAAGAGGAAACGCGTGGTGACCTGGACGGTAGTTGTGCAGAAAG GCTGCTTTTCCACGACGGCTATAAGGACCCCCTGGGCTGGAGAAAGTCTGCCTCATTCACCGCACATCAGTTCAACTCGCAGGATCTCACTCGCATACTCAGGCAAACGCAGCAACCCAAAGCACCGGTGTTGGTCATAGACTCGCTGTCGTGGCTCCTAAGGCACCATGACCCGGTCGCCATCTGTCGATCCCTTCAGGAGCTCAGAAGAG GAGGCGCTGTCAGGACTATAGTGGGCCTACTGCACTCGGATCTGCACAACACCAGTACAGTGGACTGTGTTTCCCACTTGGCCACCGCAGTCGTCACCCTGGCGCCAACCAGTCAGGGACCATTGGCTGTGGCTAAGACAACAAAGCGCACCAAGTCAGGCAAAGTCACTCAAGAT GAGGAGCTCTTTAGTATCCAGGGTGATCTCACAGTAACCATTCACAGGACAGTCAGCCAGGCTGGAAAAAAGCAAACCGAGCAAGAATCCTCAGAG GCGGATCCCACTGCCAATTTGACTTTTAATCTTCGCCTGTCTGACACGGAGAGAGAAGCCAAAGAGAAAGTGTCCCTGCCCTTCGTGTTCAGTCAGGAAAA GAAATCAGCGCTTCTtcacaaaggtcaaaggtcaggtcGGATTTTGTATGTGCCTGACGCCAATGATGATTTTGATCAGGAGGACCCTGATGATGACCTGGATGTTTAA